The following coding sequences lie in one Flavobacteriales bacterium genomic window:
- a CDS encoding T9SS type A sorting domain-containing protein: protein MKKIVVIFLLICSTSSFAQTYFPFPDSVGVWKQTSIYDQMSTYGFTHYNIFLKGDTNINGNSYKKLYTYSCGQFILPSTTQTPIFNCPIDTLNSLYYGALREVNKKILFFPDSLYNYTRNYNFCFTINSSPTSFDEELLLYDFNISIGDTVVYETLDSLKMIITSIDSIIIQSDFRKRYNYNLISNWSSSCNPFGTGLNYVEGIGDINSGLFSLFMFYFENAEYINCFEDNEVTFSNNGGCVTNSLNENVQKNKLKIYPNPSSDKFFIELENPTPTSIRLFDINGKEIYSTTINQVTSTIDVSSFKRGLYLVKLIDEKGTTKSQLISIY, encoded by the coding sequence ATGAAAAAAATAGTTGTTATTTTTCTTCTTATCTGTTCAACGAGTTCTTTTGCTCAGACTTATTTTCCTTTTCCTGATAGCGTTGGTGTTTGGAAACAAACATCTATCTATGATCAGATGTCTACCTATGGTTTTACACATTACAATATTTTTTTAAAGGGTGACACTAATATAAATGGTAACTCTTATAAAAAACTCTACACGTATTCCTGTGGGCAATTTATTTTACCATCAACGACTCAGACCCCCATCTTCAACTGCCCAATTGACACCTTAAATTCGCTATATTATGGAGCACTTCGAGAGGTAAATAAAAAAATATTATTTTTTCCAGATAGTCTATATAATTATACACGCAATTATAATTTCTGTTTCACAATTAATTCATCTCCTACAAGTTTTGATGAAGAACTTCTCTTATATGATTTTAATATTAGTATTGGAGACACTGTTGTATATGAAACTTTAGATAGCTTAAAAATGATAATTACCTCTATTGACAGTATTATAATCCAATCAGATTTTAGAAAACGGTACAATTATAATTTAATATCTAATTGGAGTTCGTCATGTAATCCTTTTGGTACTGGTTTAAATTATGTTGAAGGTATTGGTGATATTAATTCTGGATTATTTAGCTTGTTTATGTTTTATTTTGAAAATGCAGAATACATAAATTGTTTTGAAGATAATGAGGTTACCTTCTCTAATAATGGTGGATGTGTTACAAATAGTTTAAATGAAAATGTTCAAAAAAACAAATTAAAGATATATCCCAACCCAAGTTCAGATAAATTCTTTATTGAGTTAGAAAATCCTACTCCGACATCAATTCGTTTGTTTGATATAAACGGGAAAGAAATCTACTCAACCACTATTAATCAAGTTACATCTACAATTGATGTTTCGTCATTTAAACGTGGTTTATATTTAGTTAAACTTATTGATGAAAAAGGTACTACAAAATCACAACTGATAAGTATTTATTAA